Proteins encoded together in one Streptomyces sp. NBC_01216 window:
- the pknB gene encoding Stk1 family PASTA domain-containing Ser/Thr kinase — translation MDTTLQDPLVGQLLDGRYRVDARIAVGGMATVYRAVDIRLDRVLALKVMHPSLATDATFVERFIREAKSVARLSHPNVVGVFDQGADGAYVYLAMEYVAGCTLRDVLRERGALRPRAALDILEPVLAALGAAHRAGFVHRDMKPENVLIGDDGRVKVADFGLVRAVGSATQTTGAVLGTVSYLAPEQIEHGTADTRSDVYACGVVLYEMLTGGKPHAGETPAQVLYQHLNTDVPAPSAAVPGLALELDELVAAATARNADVRPYDAVDLLARARAARAALDDEQLDLLPPLARPEDAPRPGVPSEEATSVIPRVPPERTSRFVVPPDAEPAAHRTPAASGPRRGPLRSRGPLLVVTAVLLILGLGTGVWYINSGQFTRVPAVLGQTEAEAAKRLADAGLDVGTTRRAFSEVYDRGTVMATDPAPGERIRGNSAVVLTLSRGPEVVTVPHLRGKPLAEAREILEREGLGTGVVTRVFDRSVAQGAVIGSDPEPGTERSPDSAVALVVSKGAPIDVPDVTGESVEDATAALREAGLTVRIASERIHSPQDAGTIAAQSPSEGSRAARGDVITLTVSKGPRMIEVPDVVGATVDEARERLEQAGFEVKVEKTFPFLGDTVSRQSVRGGASAAEGSTITITIKGL, via the coding sequence GTGGACACGACCCTTCAGGACCCGCTCGTCGGGCAGCTGCTCGACGGCCGTTACCGCGTCGACGCGCGTATCGCCGTCGGTGGGATGGCCACGGTCTACCGGGCCGTCGACATCCGTCTCGACCGGGTGCTCGCGCTCAAGGTGATGCATCCCTCGCTCGCCACCGACGCGACCTTCGTCGAGCGGTTCATCCGCGAGGCGAAGTCCGTGGCCCGGCTCTCCCACCCCAATGTCGTCGGGGTCTTCGACCAGGGCGCCGACGGCGCGTACGTCTATCTCGCCATGGAGTACGTCGCCGGCTGCACGCTGCGCGACGTCCTGCGCGAGCGCGGCGCCCTGCGGCCCCGCGCCGCCCTCGACATCCTGGAGCCCGTGCTCGCCGCGCTCGGCGCGGCCCACCGGGCCGGCTTCGTCCACCGGGACATGAAGCCCGAGAACGTCCTGATAGGGGACGACGGCCGGGTCAAGGTCGCCGACTTCGGGCTCGTCCGGGCCGTCGGCTCCGCCACCCAGACCACCGGCGCCGTGCTCGGGACCGTCTCGTACCTGGCTCCCGAGCAGATCGAGCACGGCACCGCCGACACCCGCTCGGACGTGTACGCCTGCGGGGTCGTCCTCTACGAGATGCTGACCGGCGGCAAACCGCACGCCGGGGAAACCCCGGCCCAGGTGCTCTACCAGCACCTCAACACCGACGTCCCGGCTCCGTCCGCCGCCGTCCCCGGCCTCGCCCTCGAGCTCGACGAGCTGGTGGCCGCCGCCACCGCGCGCAACGCGGACGTCCGGCCGTACGACGCCGTCGACCTGCTGGCCCGCGCCCGGGCGGCGCGTGCCGCGCTCGACGACGAACAGCTGGACCTGCTGCCGCCGCTGGCGCGTCCGGAGGACGCTCCGCGCCCGGGGGTCCCGTCGGAGGAGGCGACGAGCGTCATCCCGCGCGTCCCGCCCGAGCGTACGAGCCGCTTCGTGGTGCCGCCCGACGCCGAGCCTGCGGCGCACCGGACGCCCGCCGCGTCCGGGCCTCGTCGCGGGCCCCTCCGCTCCCGCGGCCCGCTGCTCGTCGTGACCGCCGTGCTGCTGATCCTGGGACTCGGAACCGGCGTCTGGTACATCAACTCCGGCCAGTTCACCCGTGTCCCCGCGGTGCTCGGCCAGACCGAGGCCGAGGCCGCGAAGCGGCTCGCCGACGCCGGACTGGACGTCGGGACGACCCGGCGCGCCTTCAGCGAGGTCTACGACCGCGGCACGGTCATGGCGACCGACCCCGCCCCCGGGGAGCGGATCCGCGGCAACAGCGCGGTGGTGCTCACGCTCTCCCGCGGCCCCGAGGTGGTGACGGTCCCCCACCTCAGGGGGAAGCCGCTGGCCGAGGCGAGGGAGATCCTGGAGCGGGAGGGACTGGGCACCGGTGTGGTGACCAGGGTCTTCGACCGGTCCGTGGCGCAGGGCGCCGTGATCGGCTCCGATCCCGAGCCCGGCACGGAGCGCAGCCCGGACTCCGCCGTCGCCCTGGTCGTCAGCAAGGGCGCGCCGATCGACGTGCCGGACGTGACCGGAGAGTCCGTGGAGGATGCCACGGCCGCGCTGCGGGAGGCGGGGCTCACCGTGCGGATCGCGAGCGAGCGGATCCACTCCCCGCAGGACGCGGGCACGATCGCCGCCCAGTCGCCGTCCGAGGGCAGCCGTGCCGCCCGGGGTGACGTCATCACCCTCACCGTCTCCAAGGGCCCGCGGATGATCGAGGTGCCCGACGTCGTGGGCGCCACGGTCGACGAGGCGCGCGAGCGGCTGGAGCAGGCGGGCTTCGAGGTGAAGGTGGAGAAGACCTTCCCCTTTCTCGGTGACACGGTCTCCAGGCAGTCCGTCCGGGGCGGGGCCTCGGCGGCCGAGGGCTCCACCATCACGATCACGATCAAGGGACTGTAG